In the Malus domestica chromosome 16, GDT2T_hap1 genome, one interval contains:
- the LOC103452863 gene encoding RING-H2 finger protein ATL2-like has translation MGRRLEPEQFNPDRPQPHPDRPQPEQYGPDPPQGYALSGKIMLSAIVILFFVVILMVCLHLYARWYLHRARRRHLRRNHRNRRTHIVFHEDAATLSAGPTRGLDVSVLNSLPVFVYSSKSDQTALFQQQPILECAVCLSEFEDNETGRLLPKCKHSFHIECIDMWFHSHSTCPLCRAPVEPSPESETQPDVVLSVCEPDGGEPGPSSDLCSECCNSETTSSGAWRKPSNIVVPRRNESFGRGEDSGLGESPAGQSFRSPMSRMLSFRRILSREKRNGGVSPSGVNAGSCSSVAESDIELGGRQGTTECTRRE, from the coding sequence ATGGGCCGCCGCCTGGAGCCCGAGCAGTTCAACCCCGACCGCCCGCAGCCCCACCCCGACCGCCCGCAGCCCGAGCAGTACGGCCCCGACCCCCCGCAGGGATACGCCCTCAGCGGCAAGATTATGCTCAGCGCCATAGTCATCCTCTTTTTCGTCGTCATCCTCATGGTCTGCCTCCACCTCTACGCCCGCTGGTACCTTCATCGCGCCCGCCGCCGCCATCTCCGCCGCAACCACAGAAACCGCCGCACCCACATCGTCTTTCATGAGGACGCCGCTACCCTCTCCGCCGGCCCCACCCGCGGCCTCGACGTCTCCGTCCTCAACTCCCTCCCCGTATTTGTTTATTCGTCGAAATCGGATCAGACAGCGTTGTTTCAGCAGCAGCCAATTTTGGAGTGCGCCGTCTGCTTGTCGGAATTCGAGGACAACGAAACGGGGCGTTTGCTTCCGAAGTGTAAGCACAGTTTCCATATCGAGTGTATTGATATGTGGTTCCATTCTCACTCCACGTGTCCCCTTTGCCGGGCCCCCGTGGAACCGAGCCCGGAGTCTGAAACCCAGCCCGACGTGGTTCTTAGTGTCTGCGAACCTGACGGAGGCGAACCGGGCCCGAGCTCCGATTTGTGCTCGGAGTGTTGCAATTCCGAGACGACGTCGTCAGGGGCGTGGAGAAAGCCGTCGAACATCGTGGTTCCGAGAAGGAACGAGAGTTTCGGGAGGGGGGAGGACTCGGGACTCGGCGAATCGCCGGCAGGTCAGTCGTTTAGGTCGCCGATGAGTCGGATGTTGTCGTTTAGGAGAATTCTAAGCCGGGAAAAACGAAACGGCGGCGTTTCACCTTCGGGAGTAAACGCGGGGAGTTGCAGTTCGGTGGCCGAGTCGGATATCGAACTCGGTGGCCGACAAGGGACCACCGAGTGCACTCGGAGAGAGTAA